The region AGCGATTCCGCACGTCGGGAAGGAGTTTCTCCGCCAAGGCGCGCAGGTCCGCCGGACTTCGCACCTCAACGTCCGCGGGCAGCACGAGCAACGTGAGGTTGGGGACTCCCCGCGCCCGCATAATAGATGTGGCAAGAGACACGAAGCGTTCAGTTACGAGCGTCACTGTGGGGACCCCGCGCTGCTCCAGCTCAACGCTGTCGTGGATACTCCACGTTGTGCAGGCGCCTCAGTTCCCCAGGCCGTTGATGACAAAATCACTGTCGCGCGCCAAATCGTCGAGCATCGCCTTCGGGGCGCCGATGCCGTCGCTTCTCTTCTCACAGAGGAGCGCCTGACTCACATCATCCCGCTGCTGCAGCAAGTCACGAAAGGCTGGCAGCAGGGTGTCCATGCTCCTCCAGCCGTTGTCCAGCAAGCCGATGCGTTTGCCACGCAACGTGTCGATACGCGGGGCCAGACTCGCCGGCTGACCACGTGTATCGACATCTGCAATGGGATCAACGATACGCCATGTGGCTGTCATACATCCCTCCTTCTACCGTAGAGAGGCTACGCATGTCCGAATGCAAGGAGACGCGGTGGGTACTACAACATCATTGACCCCGCAGGCGCGGGTCCATCTCGTCGCGCAGCGCGTCTCCCAGCATGTTAGCTGCGAAAACCGCCGTGGCGATTGCAACGCCGGGGGCAATGGTGAGCCACGGTGCGTCAAGCACGAATGTGCGGCCTGAGCCGGATAGCATCCCTCCCCATGTCGGGTTCGGCGGAGGAACCCCCACACCAAGAAAGCTGAGGCTCGCCTCCGTGATGATGGCCTGGGCGAGCTGAGCCGTCACAATAACAACGAACGGGCTGACCGCGCTGGGCGCCACGTGGTGAAAGATGATACGGAACCTGCTGCACCCAATGGCTTTTGCCGCGTCCACAAAGGGGGTTGCGGATATGGCAATGGCGCTCGCCCGCACGACGCGATTGATCCGTGGCGTGATGACCGTGGCAATTGCCAATGTCACGATCAGCAGGGACGGCCCGAACACGGCCACGATCGCAAGCCCCAGCACCAGAGTCGGGAGGGCCATCATGGAGTCCATGAAACGCTGGATAACATCATCCGCCCAGCCGCCTACGTATGCGCCGACCAGTCCCAGTGTGCCTCCTATGACGCCACCAATCGCCACGGAGCTGAAGCCCACGGCAACCGTAATACGCGCGCCCCAGATAAGGCGGCTCAACACATCTCGGCCTGACTGGTCCGTGCCCAGTAGATGGCTCCACGACGGGGGCTGGCGCAGGACGCTTGCATCCATGACAACCGGGTCGTAAGCCGCCACGATGGGAGCCGCGACAGCGAGGACCAAATAGCCAAGCACAACAAGCGCACCCAGCGCACCCAGGGGCTTGCGCGCAAAGAACTTACCCACCCATCTTAGAGCGCCATGGGACTGGGTCCTCAGTGCGCCCCGCTTTTCCAGTGCTGACGTATAACCCATGCGTCTTTCAGCGAACTGATACTCTGGGATCCAGAAGGCCATACGCCACATCTATGAGCAGGTTAACCAGCAGCACTGACACACCAATGAGAAGGATGAGGCCCTGGACGATGAAAATATCGCGCTGGACGACAGCTTCAACCAGCGCATTCCCGAGCCCGGGGAGGACGAATATGCGTTCAACGATGACCGCGCCGCTCATGAGGACGGCGAACAGAACGCCCACCAGCGCCACGATCGGCAGGAGAGCGTTGCGGAGGGCGTGTCGCAAGATCACGACCCGCTCCGCGAGGCCTTTCGACCGGGCCGTTCGCACGTAGTCCTCGCGCATGGTCTCCAGCATCTGGGCACGCGTCATGCGCGTGATGTACGCAGCGAAGGCGTAGCCAAGCACCAGCGAAGGCCAGATGAACTGAGATAGATTACCCAATGGGTCTTTCCAGAAAGACTCAACGAAAAACGAGGGCGGTAGCCAGTCAAAGATTGTAGCAAGGCCCAAGATCAGCAGGGTGCCCGTCCAAAAGGTCGGCATGGACAGCCCGGCGACGCTGGCGATACGCGCCAGGTGGTCAATCCAAGTGTCTCTGTAGATTGCGGCAATCACACCCAGCGGAACGCCCACGATAATAGCGATAAGTGTGGAGAGCAGCGCCACCTCCATGGTGACCATGCCGGTGCGGCCCACAATGTCCCAAACGGTCTCGTCCCGGTAAAGCGAGCCGCCCAGGTCGCCGCGTAGGGCTCGCGCAAGCCAGTCCACATATTGCACGGTGACGGGCTGGTCCAATCCAAGTTTACCGCGCACAACGCGCGCATCCTCTTCTGAGACTCGTCCGCCTTCAGCGCCTCCCCCAAGGATCGTCGTGGTGACATCGCCGGGCATCACGCGCAATAGCGCAAATATGAAAATGGACAAGAACAGGATGCTTGGCACGACCTGTGCAAGCCTTGTGACAACATGTCGCCGCATGCCTTTGCTCTTCAGTACGGGAGCAGTACCAGGCGCCTCCCGTCGTTGCAGGCTGACACACAACCGTGAGGGCACGCGCCCCTGTGGGGTGGGCGCGTCACGAGCGAGATGGTGCTGAGCCTAGCGGGAGTCGGAGTCGCGCCACACGCGTTCGAATCTGTGGTTGTTGTGCGGGCCCCATCCCGGCTCGTAGTTCTTCACATGGTTCCAGTAAGCGTTGTAGGCGACCAGCCAATAGCTGGTGACGAACGGGGCCTCATTAATCAGCAAGTCCTCCAGCTCACGAATTGCCTTCGCCCGGAGGTCCTTGTTTTGCTCCTTCTCCTGGGCGAAATACAGGTCGCGCGACCGCTCATTGCCATAGTTGGTCTCGTTGTAGCCCGCCACATCGCCCTTTACGGGTGGCATCCAGTAGACGTTGCGGCCCACCGCATAGGCGTTCAGTGGGTTTGCGGCCACGACGGTCATGTCCATGTCACGACGCGCGCGCGTCAGATCAAACTTGGCTGTGTCCTCCAACGAAATCGAGGCGCTGATACCCAGTTTTGTGGACAACTCGTTGGCGAAAAACTCGGCGCCAGATACATACGTGGTAAATCCGGCCCTCGTCCTGATAGTGGTCTTGAAGCCCTCCGGGTAGCCGGCTTCGGCCATTAGTTTCTTGGCCGTTCTGAGGTCTTCCTGACCACCCGGCGAGTCCTTGGGGCGAAATCCCGGGAGGCTGAGGTACGCCTGCTGAGAACGGGCGAATTGGCCGACGGGCGGAAACAGCGTGCCTACCTGACCTACGCCTTCGCCGAGGATGTTTATGGCCTTTTGCCGGTCCACGGCCAGGGAAATGGCGCGACGCACGCGGATATCATCAAAGGGCTTGCGGTTGTTGTTCATCATGAGCGTGACGGACTCGCCCCGGAAGAACGGTTTGACTGCTATGGCGCGTCCCGAACGCTCAATCTGCTCCTTGTTGCTCCGCGAGAGCGCAATATTGCCTCCCGTCAGGTCTATACGACCAGCCAGTAGAGCGGCAACTTGAGTGCCGGCATCCTGTATTTCCACGATGCGTAGCTCGTCAATGTAAGGCATGCCCGTCCGAAAATAGTCTTTGTTCCTCTTCAGAATGGCGCCTACACCACGGCTGTATTGTTCCAAGCGGAACGGCCCTGTCCCAATGAACTTTGACACGCTGCTGATCTGCTGGTCTGGCTCAACAATATGCTTGGGCATGACGTAGATGTTCCCGTGCGCAATCCAGTTGATGAATCCGTTCGACGGGTCCTTGAGCTGAAACTCCAACGTGCGCGGCCCGCGGGCTACAACGTCCTTGACCATGGTGAACTCAGCCGCGCGATTACTCGCCTTGCCTGGCGGCGGCTGGAGCCACAGTTTCCACTTCGCCACTTCATCGTCAGCGGTGAACGACTTGCCGTCATGCCACTTGGCCTCGGTCAGTTGAAACGTGACTTTTGTCCCGTCCGGACTCACGTCCCAGCTTGTCGCAAGGTCCGCGATAATCTCGGTGTTGCTAGTGGGGTCATACTGGAGCAGTCCGTTATAGACAGGCGCCGCCAGGATCACAAGAGCGGAGCTTACCTGCCACAATGCATCCAGTGTGGGTGGGGGCGTGGGATTGATCTCTGTCACCATGCCACCCAGTTTTGGACGGGCGCTGTCGCCAGACGCGGCAGGAGTAGCAGGTATCGCCGTTGCGGCCGGGGAAGAAGGGCGACTGGGTGAAGCCGGGACTGGCGTCGCCTGAGCCGTTTGAGTAGGGGCCGAGACCTGAGTCGGGAGAGGGCTGGAGGGTGCGCTAGGAGGTGTCGTTGGTGTGGCTGCTGGAGCACAGGCACTCAAGATAATGCTACCAGCAAGACAAACGGCCATGACTTTGATGAA is a window of Dehalococcoidia bacterium DNA encoding:
- a CDS encoding ABC transporter permease, whose product is MGKFFARKPLGALGALVVLGYLVLAVAAPIVAAYDPVVMDASVLRQPPSWSHLLGTDQSGRDVLSRLIWGARITVAVGFSSVAIGGVIGGTLGLVGAYVGGWADDVIQRFMDSMMALPTLVLGLAIVAVFGPSLLIVTLAIATVITPRINRVVRASAIAISATPFVDAAKAIGCSRFRIIFHHVAPSAVSPFVVIVTAQLAQAIITEASLSFLGVGVPPPNPTWGGMLSGSGRTFVLDAPWLTIAPGVAIATAVFAANMLGDALRDEMDPRLRGQ
- a CDS encoding ABC transporter permease, which translates into the protein MRRHVVTRLAQVVPSILFLSIFIFALLRVMPGDVTTTILGGGAEGGRVSEEDARVVRGKLGLDQPVTVQYVDWLARALRGDLGGSLYRDETVWDIVGRTGMVTMEVALLSTLIAIIVGVPLGVIAAIYRDTWIDHLARIASVAGLSMPTFWTGTLLILGLATIFDWLPPSFFVESFWKDPLGNLSQFIWPSLVLGYAFAAYITRMTRAQMLETMREDYVRTARSKGLAERVVILRHALRNALLPIVALVGVLFAVLMSGAVIVERIFVLPGLGNALVEAVVQRDIFIVQGLILLIGVSVLLVNLLIDVAYGLLDPRVSVR
- a CDS encoding ABC transporter substrate-binding protein gives rise to the protein MVTEINPTPPPTLDALWQVSSALVILAAPVYNGLLQYDPTSNTEIIADLATSWDVSPDGTKVTFQLTEAKWHDGKSFTADDEVAKWKLWLQPPPGKASNRAAEFTMVKDVVARGPRTLEFQLKDPSNGFINWIAHGNIYVMPKHIVEPDQQISSVSKFIGTGPFRLEQYSRGVGAILKRNKDYFRTGMPYIDELRIVEIQDAGTQVAALLAGRIDLTGGNIALSRSNKEQIERSGRAIAVKPFFRGESVTLMMNNNRKPFDDIRVRRAISLAVDRQKAINILGEGVGQVGTLFPPVGQFARSQQAYLSLPGFRPKDSPGGQEDLRTAKKLMAEAGYPEGFKTTIRTRAGFTTYVSGAEFFANELSTKLGISASISLEDTAKFDLTRARRDMDMTVVAANPLNAYAVGRNVYWMPPVKGDVAGYNETNYGNERSRDLYFAQEKEQNKDLRAKAIRELEDLLINEAPFVTSYWLVAYNAYWNHVKNYEPGWGPHNNHRFERVWRDSDSR